CACCTGTACTGAGATTCTGATACAGTCTGACGCTTATTCTAGTCCCTGCAGTCAAAGTAAGGGTAACGGTACTTGATCCTCCAGCCTGTGTGGAGCGTGTAGAATTTGCATCATCGGCTGTACCTGTCATAGACTGACCGAAAGTTTTATAAACACTCGCAAGAACGGTACTGGTAGCAGGATTATAGAATTGTGATTCAACTCTGGAGCCGTCAGCAATAACGGTCCCGCTAAAATTAAATGTTAGTAAAAAAGTATAGGTTCCATTACGAGGCGCTGTAAATTCGCCAGAAGTATAATCAAAGCTATTGCTCATGTCCCGCACTTCGCTCCAGTTAGTAATAGTTGTTGCAGCAGCTGTTGGAACTGACTGGCTTGTAATTTTACGAACAACAACTACTGCCTTTTGAGGGGCAATATATGCTTTGTTCCATACCGCACCATCGGATACTTCAATTTTAGCGCCTACCGGTACATTGTTTACATCATATCGTGTAGCGCCTGCCCCTGCTGCCGCTGCCGACATACTGGTGGTCCCTAAACCAAGGGCATTTTCATTTGCTGCCGATCTCATATCTAACTGTACCTGAGGACTAAGAACTCCAGCACCAATAAAACCTGTTGCTTTATTTATAATAACGTCATTAGAAATTTGCGCTGCTGTAGGTACTCCCGAAACAGGATTGTCTTTAGCACCATCTATGTGCAAAGCTCCTAGTGGGTTGTTGGTTCCAATTCCAACTTGCGCGTTAAATAAATTGATAATGAAACAAAGTGGGAGTATCAATATTTTGTGTATTTCTTTTCTCATATTCTCATTTGAAATTTAAAGTTGTGTTTAAAATTGTGAGCTGTACATTCTTAAATGATAGATAGTATATTTGCTTTAACCAGGAGGAATCCAGACAATTTTAAAATTTGCATCCAGGAAATGAGCAAAATTTAAAATTTATAAATTTTCATACATATCATACGCTTAAGCAGATACAACTGTCTTGATCTAATTTAATTTCTTATAATGTGTTTTCAGAATCTTTTATTCAGCTGAAATAGATACTACTGATTGATAATTTTCTTGCAAAATTCATAGTTTTTTGTGAGCAAGCAAAAGAAAACACATCGATATACTTCGATATACTTAACGATTTTTTCCGTTTTAAGGTTTTTAGATGTGGGATATTACCAAATTGGGTATTCCAATGTAAAATATTTGGTATAAGGCTGAAGTTTCATACAATGTGTTTTTTTGTAAAGCTACACAATTTTTATAAGAATATGAGGTAAAATTTCTTCATAATGCAATAAGAAATTATAATTTAATATCTCTTTAATGAATTATTTCCCAAGTATTTAAAGATACCCGGAAATAAATACTGAGTAAGTTTAATATAGACTCACCTACTATGATTCAGTAAAATAAAACATATGATTATTCCGTAAGTTTATCCAGCCAGTCACTATCCAGTCTTTTAATCTTCTGAGTTTTCAAATCAACCAAAACCCAAAGCGTACTTGAATCTACTACAAGTTTGTCATTACAGTAAAACTCTACTTTCCTTGGTTGCTTTATACCTTCAGGTGCTTTCGGATAGGTCTTGACGGTAATAATATCTCCAAGATAGACCTGTTTTTTATATTGGATATGATGGTCAACGAGCATCCAGATATCGTCCGGATAATCCGTTTTCTCCTTAACAAGTTCCCAGTGCTCAGTTGCCATTTCTTCTACCCAATGTACGTACTGAACATTGTTGACATGATTATTCTGGTCGATGTGTGCTTCTGTAACCTGGATTTGTTTCTGGTAAGTTAAATTCATTATTCTTTCGGCTTCATTAATAATCAAATATATGAAGTTTAAGGTTTTATTCTTTATTCCCAACTAAAAAACCTTCTCAAAACTGAGAAGGTTCACATCTAAAAATTTTATATAACATGGAAAATGATCAATGAAACTGTGCCGTTTCCGTAGAGTCTTTCATGGCAACCGTTGCGGAAGAACCATTGGTCACCACATTCTGAACCTCATCAAAATATCCTGTTCCTACAAACGACTGGTGTTTTACCGCTCTGAATCCTTTCTGCTGAAGGGCAAACTCACGCTCCTGAAGCTCAGAATATCCCGCCATGCCTCTTTCTTTATAAGCTAAAGCAAGCTCGAACATAGCCGTATTTAATGCATGGAAACCGGCCAGTGTTATGAATTGGAATTTATAGCCCATTTTGGCAAGCTCTTCACGGAAATTAGCCATTTCTTCAACACTTAGTCTTGCCGCCCAGTTGAAGGAAGGTGAACAGTTGTAAGCCAGCATCTTTCCCGGAAATTTCGCATGAATCCCCTCTGCAAATCTTTTCGCCTGTTCAAGATCAGGGTTAGAAGTTTCCATCCAGATCAGGTCTGCGTAAGGTGCATAGGAAAGACCACGATCTATTCCCTGCTCTACTCCGTTATTTACAACGTAGAAACCTTCGGAAGTTCTTTCTCCGGTTACAAATTTCTTATCTCTGTCATCAATATCCGAAGTTAAAAGATCTGCAGCATCGGCATCCGTTCTAGCAATAATAATACTCGGAACACCCAATACATCTGAAGCCAGACGGGCTGCCACCAGTTTATTAATCGCTTCCTGGGTCGGTACCAAAACCTTTCCTCCCAAATGGCCGCATTTTTTAGCCGAAGAAAGCTGATCTTCGAAGTGTACCGCTGCTGCTCCGGCTTCAATCATCTGTTTCATCAGTTCAAAAGCATTCAGGTTTCCTCCAAATCCGGCTTCAGCATCTGCAATAATGGGAACCAGATATTCTTTATCTCCCTTTCCGCTCACGGATTGTACCTGATCTGCCCTTAATAAAGCATTATTAATTTTTTTCACCACGGAAGGCACCGAGTTCGCAGGATACAGTGATTGATCAGGATACATTTCACCGGACAAATTAGCATCCGCAGCCACCTGCCATCCTGAAAGATAAATGGCTTCCAGACCTGCATCCACTTCCTGAACCGCCTGGTTTCCTGTAAGGGCACCCAAACCGGCTACATAATCCTGATTATTCAGTTTGTCCCAGAATTTTTTGGACATTTCTGTTGCAATGGTATAGTCAATTGTATAAGAACCTCGCAGCTTCAATACTTCTTCAGCCGTATAGGTTCTTTTTATTCCGTTCCAGCGGGGATTGTTCAGCCAATCCTGTTCTATAGCCTGGATCTGCTCTTGTCTTGTTTTCATAATACTATTTGGATTTTTTGTTAGATTTTAGGAATTAGGTGAGAGGGTTTTAGAGTGGAAGAGTTTTAGAGTACCTGAGTCATAATTTTATCACCCTAAAACTCTCCCACTCTAAAACTCTCCTACTCAATAAATGGATAAGCTTTCAAAGTCAGGAATTCTTCAAATTTTTCCGAGAACACCAGTTCATTAAAAATCTCTTTGGCCAAATTGAATTTTCCGTTTTTGAAACGTTGTTCGCCTACATATTTCTCAATGTGTTCTATTTCTTCTGCTTCCCACTGGAGAATCATTTCACGGGTCAAGGTAAGACCAGTGTCAAGCTTGGCTTCATTTTTTAGCCATTGCCACAATTGCGTTCTTGAGATCTCTGCGGTGGCAGCATCTTCCATCAGGTTATAAATAGCTGCTGCACCTGTACCCATCAGCCAGCTTTCCAGATAGAGAATTCCAACATTGATATTCTTTCTTACACCTTTTTGTGTGATCTCACCTTTCGGAACTTCAAGAAGATCTGCTTCTTTAATATGATATTCAAATTTTTTATCGATTTGATTGTCTGTCGGCATATACTGGTCAAAAATATCTTTCGCTACAGAAACCAATGCCGGATGTGCCACCCAGGTTCCATCATGGCCGTTTTTTACCTCCCGCTTCTTGTCATTACGTACTTTTTCAAAAGCAATACTGTTGGCTTCATAGTTGTCCTTCACGGGAATTTGAGCTGCCATACCTCCAATTGCATGAACGTTTCTTTTATGACAGAGCTCAATCACTCTTTTTGAATAGGCACTCATAAATGGTGATGCCATTGTCACCTGATCTCTGTCCGGCACCATAAACTCGGGAAGGTTTCTGAATTTTTTGATGAAGGAGAAAATATAATCCCATCTTCCGCAGTTCAGCCCGGCACTGTGCTCTCTTAGTTCATATAAAATTTCATCAATCTGAAATGAAGCGGTGATAGTTTCGATCAACACTGTGGCTTTAATTGTTCCTGCAGGAATGCCAAGATAGTTTTGGGCAAAAACAAAAACATCATTCCACCAACGGGCTTCCTTATAGTGTTCTAATTTCGGAAGGTAAAAGTAAGGACCGCTTCCGTTTTTAAGAAGCTGCTCTGCATTGGTGAAAAAATAAATTCCAAAATCAATCAGTGAACCTGATGTTTCTTCACCGTTGATCTCAACATGCTTTTCCGAAAGGTGTAAACCTCTTGGCCGCACCTGAAGAACAGCTGTCTTTTCATTAAGGTGATAAAATTTTCCATTTTCAGCAGTAAAATCAATATTCCGATTTATAGCATCTGCAAGATTGATCTGTCCCTGAATACAGTTTTCCCACGTGGGCGAATTGCTGTCTTCAAAATCAGCCATAAAAGTAAGAGCTCCTGAATTCAATGCATTGATGATCATTTTACGGTCTACGGGACCTGTGATCTCCACCCTTCTGTCTAAAAGATCAGCAGGAAGTGATGCACATATCCAGTTTCCATTTCTGACTCCTTCAGTTTCCGGCAAAAATCCGGGAAGATTTCCCTGATCAAACTGCAGCTGTATTTTTTTTCTTTCTTCTAAAAGTTCAAGTCTTTTATGATTGAAGTTCTGATGAAGTGCAACCAGAAAATCGGTCAATTCAGGACTAAAAACTGCTTCAAACTGCTTCTGTGCCTTTATTTTTAATTGAGTCTGAGTTTCCATAACGTGTTGATTTTGAGATTTGATGTTACAAACATAAATAAAAATATTCACAATTAGCGAACGTTCGCTAAATAATTTTTAAAATTTATTATGCTGAAAATCGCATTCAATTTTTTATATTTGGGTATGAATT
The Chryseobacterium sp. W4I1 DNA segment above includes these coding regions:
- a CDS encoding thioesterase family protein, with product MNLTYQKQIQVTEAHIDQNNHVNNVQYVHWVEEMATEHWELVKEKTDYPDDIWMLVDHHIQYKKQVYLGDIITVKTYPKAPEGIKQPRKVEFYCNDKLVVDSSTLWVLVDLKTQKIKRLDSDWLDKLTE
- the aceA gene encoding isocitrate lyase; translation: MKTRQEQIQAIEQDWLNNPRWNGIKRTYTAEEVLKLRGSYTIDYTIATEMSKKFWDKLNNQDYVAGLGALTGNQAVQEVDAGLEAIYLSGWQVAADANLSGEMYPDQSLYPANSVPSVVKKINNALLRADQVQSVSGKGDKEYLVPIIADAEAGFGGNLNAFELMKQMIEAGAAAVHFEDQLSSAKKCGHLGGKVLVPTQEAINKLVAARLASDVLGVPSIIIARTDADAADLLTSDIDDRDKKFVTGERTSEGFYVVNNGVEQGIDRGLSYAPYADLIWMETSNPDLEQAKRFAEGIHAKFPGKMLAYNCSPSFNWAARLSVEEMANFREELAKMGYKFQFITLAGFHALNTAMFELALAYKERGMAGYSELQEREFALQQKGFRAVKHQSFVGTGYFDEVQNVVTNGSSATVAMKDSTETAQFH
- the aceB gene encoding malate synthase A: METQTQLKIKAQKQFEAVFSPELTDFLVALHQNFNHKRLELLEERKKIQLQFDQGNLPGFLPETEGVRNGNWICASLPADLLDRRVEITGPVDRKMIINALNSGALTFMADFEDSNSPTWENCIQGQINLADAINRNIDFTAENGKFYHLNEKTAVLQVRPRGLHLSEKHVEINGEETSGSLIDFGIYFFTNAEQLLKNGSGPYFYLPKLEHYKEARWWNDVFVFAQNYLGIPAGTIKATVLIETITASFQIDEILYELREHSAGLNCGRWDYIFSFIKKFRNLPEFMVPDRDQVTMASPFMSAYSKRVIELCHKRNVHAIGGMAAQIPVKDNYEANSIAFEKVRNDKKREVKNGHDGTWVAHPALVSVAKDIFDQYMPTDNQIDKKFEYHIKEADLLEVPKGEITQKGVRKNINVGILYLESWLMGTGAAAIYNLMEDAATAEISRTQLWQWLKNEAKLDTGLTLTREMILQWEAEEIEHIEKYVGEQRFKNGKFNLAKEIFNELVFSEKFEEFLTLKAYPFIE